TAATTATATAATTTTGCTACTTCTCCAAAATAGGCTGGGTCAAGAGACTCTAATTGATAGTGCTCTTTAAGCATGTTGTAAATTTGTTTTTTGGTAATCACATCATCCATTTTCCAGCCATTAGATGAACCTACATCCATATACTCAATAAAACGGAGCTCTAGTCCATTTTTTAAGCAAAAATCTGCCATTGGGATGATTTCTGAATCATTGAGACCTTTTTTTACAACCATATTAATTTTGACTCTAAGACCAGCTGTCTTGGCCGCTTCAATCCCATCTAGCACCGGCTTAGTGCCGACTCCTCGTCCGTTTATGGTCCCGAACAGCAAATCGTCTAAAGTATCGAGGCTTATGTTCACTCTTTTTAGACCAGCCTCTTTTAATTTATCAGCTAGTTTAGGAAGAAGGACTCCATTTGTCGTTAGTGCTATGTCTTTTAAGCCATCAATTTCTGAAAGCTTTTTCACCAAAATTGGAAGGTCCCTGCGGAGAAGTGGTTCCCCACCCGTAAGACGAATTTTCTCCACACCAACACTTACAAAAGCTTTTGCTACTCTTTCAATTTCCTCATATGTCAGCAGCGCACTTTTCGGCAGAAATTCAAAATCATCACCAAATTGGTCTGCAGGCATGCAATATTGACAACGGAAATTACAACGATCGATTACGGAGATTCTTAAATCACGTAATGGGCGATCGAATTTATCTTTAATAATGGTCTTTTCCATTTATATCAACTCCATTATTTTAAAAGCAAATAATATAATGCAAGTGTACCAACTATTAATAAAAAATACTGTTACTTTATTCACTATCATAACATTTCTTTTACGATTTTTTAATCTGTTTCGTGAAATTAGAAGAGTTTTCACTATATTGTCATTGTTTACTCAGCGCGAAGGGGAAATTGTCAGTTAAAATAAGACTAACGAAATTAGAAGATGAGTCTAAAATGACTTTGAGGTGAAATACATGTTATCTAAAGTGAAACCAACTCATTCATTAGAAATAAAAGAACTACTTAAATTTGCTGATCGAAAAATTAAAAGTGAAAGAGGTACCTATTTATTTCAAGAAGGAATGATTGCAGAAGAACTTTATATTATTGTTTCAGGTAGAGTACAAATCAGTAAAATTACTTCGGATGGACGTGAACTTTCCTTACGAATATGTGGAGAAAATGATATTTGTGGAGAATTAACCCTTTTTACCGACAATCCGAGATATTTATTAAGTGCTAAAGTATTGGAGGAAGGAGAAATCGTTGCCATTAAAAAAGATGTGATCGAAAGTGAAATTTTTCAAAATAGCAAGCTTGCTTTCGAGTTTATGAAATGGATGAGTGACCATTTCCGTAAAACTCAGACGAAATTTCGTGATCTTGTCTTGAATGGGAAGCGAGGAGCACTTTTTTCCACTCTCATTCGCATGTCTAATAGCTATGGTATTCATAAAGAAAATGAAATATTAATCGATTTACCATTAACCAATCAGGAACTAGCAAACTTTTGCGGAACTTCGAGAGAAAGCACGAATCGTATCCTAAGTGAATTGAAGAAAGATAAGATCATCAATATTAAAAAAGGGAAAATCTCCATTCTAGATTTGCAATACTTAAAAGATGAAATTGGCTGTGAAAATTGCCCGGCCGTATATTGTAATATTGAATAGTGATAATAGAAGCAATCGAATCCGATTGCTTCCATTTTTTTATTTTACTTGTTTTTCACGCATTGCCTTTGGAATATACACACAGAACGGTTCAC
This genomic stretch from Neobacillus niacini harbors:
- a CDS encoding Crp/Fnr family transcriptional regulator — protein: MLSKVKPTHSLEIKELLKFADRKIKSERGTYLFQEGMIAEELYIIVSGRVQISKITSDGRELSLRICGENDICGELTLFTDNPRYLLSAKVLEEGEIVAIKKDVIESEIFQNSKLAFEFMKWMSDHFRKTQTKFRDLVLNGKRGALFSTLIRMSNSYGIHKENEILIDLPLTNQELANFCGTSRESTNRILSELKKDKIINIKKGKISILDLQYLKDEIGCENCPAVYCNIE
- the moaA gene encoding GTP 3',8-cyclase MoaA; translated protein: MEKTIIKDKFDRPLRDLRISVIDRCNFRCQYCMPADQFGDDFEFLPKSALLTYEEIERVAKAFVSVGVEKIRLTGGEPLLRRDLPILVKKLSEIDGLKDIALTTNGVLLPKLADKLKEAGLKRVNISLDTLDDLLFGTINGRGVGTKPVLDGIEAAKTAGLRVKINMVVKKGLNDSEIIPMADFCLKNGLELRFIEYMDVGSSNGWKMDDVITKKQIYNMLKEHYQLESLDPAYFGEVAKLYNYTNTDVNVGFISSVSESFCSSCTRSRLSANGQIFTCLFNGNGHDIRNFMRNGATDEELRNRITDIWNGRNDRYSDERTEETARTRKKIEMSYIGG